The following are encoded in a window of Bacillus sp. SORGH_AS_0510 genomic DNA:
- the bcd gene encoding branched-chain amino acid dehydrogenase, producing MEIFKYLETYDYEQVVFCQDKQSGLKAIIAIHDTTLGPALGGTRMWTYESEDAAIEDALRLAKGMTYKNAAAGLNLGGGKTVIIGDPRKDKNEEMFRAFGRYIQGLNGRYITAEDVGTTVADMDLIHEETDYVTGISPAFGSSGNPSPVTAYGVYRGMKAAAKAAFDSDSLEGKVIAVQGVGNVAYNLCRHLHEEGAKLIVTDINKEAVQRAVEEFGARAVDPNEIYSVECDIYAPCALGATINDDTIPQLKAKVIAGAANNQLKETRHGDLIHEMGIIYAPDYVINAGGVINVADELYGYNRERALKKVEQLYTSIEKVIEISKRDGIPTYLAADRMVEERIERMRNSRSQFLQNGHHILSRRISR from the coding sequence ATGGAAATTTTCAAGTATTTAGAGACTTATGATTATGAGCAAGTGGTATTCTGCCAAGATAAGCAATCAGGTTTAAAAGCAATTATTGCAATCCATGATACAACACTAGGACCTGCGTTAGGCGGCACACGTATGTGGACGTATGAATCTGAAGATGCTGCGATTGAAGATGCACTAAGATTAGCAAAAGGTATGACATATAAAAATGCAGCAGCCGGTTTAAATCTTGGCGGAGGTAAGACCGTTATCATTGGTGATCCTCGTAAAGATAAGAATGAAGAAATGTTTCGTGCTTTTGGACGTTATATCCAAGGTCTAAATGGTAGATATATTACTGCAGAAGACGTTGGTACTACTGTTGCAGATATGGATCTTATTCATGAAGAAACAGATTATGTCACTGGTATTTCACCTGCATTTGGATCTTCAGGAAACCCATCACCAGTTACCGCTTATGGTGTTTACAGAGGAATGAAAGCCGCTGCAAAAGCAGCTTTTGATTCTGATTCTTTAGAAGGAAAGGTTATTGCTGTTCAGGGTGTAGGAAATGTTGCATACAACTTATGCCGTCATCTGCACGAAGAAGGAGCAAAGTTAATTGTTACTGATATTAACAAAGAAGCAGTACAACGCGCAGTTGAGGAGTTTGGTGCACGTGCCGTTGATCCAAATGAAATCTATAGTGTTGAATGTGATATTTATGCTCCATGTGCATTAGGCGCCACAATTAATGATGATACCATTCCACAATTAAAAGCAAAAGTAATTGCTGGAGCTGCAAATAACCAATTAAAAGAAACACGTCATGGTGACCTTATTCATGAAATGGGTATAATTTATGCACCGGACTACGTAATTAATGCTGGCGGAGTAATTAACGTTGCAGATGAGTTATATGGATACAATCGTGAGCGTGCGTTGAAGAAAGTTGAACAGCTTTATACAAGTATTGAGAAAGTTATCGAAATCTCAAAACGTGATGGTATTCCAACCTATCTTGCTGCAGACCGTATGGTTGAAGAGAGAATTGAAAGAATGCGTAATTCTAGAAGCCAATTTCTCCAAAACGGGCATCACATTTTAAGTCGTAGAATTTCAAGATAA
- the buk gene encoding butyrate kinase — MSKLEVTTVLEKEYRILIINPGSTSTKIGVFDNEVSIFEKTIRHDTEVINTFKNIIEQYEFRKNTILETLDKEGINISKLSAVCGRGGLLRPIEGGTYAVNEMMLEDLRVGFSGQHASNLGGIIAYEIASGLNIPSFIVDPVVVDELDPIARISGFSLIERKSIFHALNQKAVARRVAKDLGKKYTDLNLIVTHMGGGITVGIHKKGRVVDVNNGLHGDGPFSPERAGTVPAGDLVALCFSGEHYREEIMKRLVGQGGLVGYLGTNDAVKVEQRIEAGDQEAKLVYDAMAYQVAKEIGAASAVLSGKVDAIILTGGLAYGKGFVKSITDRINWIADVIVQPGENELQALAEGALRVLRGEEDVKTYPGNFLTAKI, encoded by the coding sequence ATGTCTAAATTGGAGGTAACAACGGTGCTAGAAAAAGAATATCGAATTCTCATCATCAACCCAGGCTCAACATCCACTAAGATCGGAGTCTTCGATAATGAAGTATCAATTTTTGAAAAAACCATTCGTCACGACACAGAAGTAATTAATACTTTTAAAAATATAATTGAACAATATGAATTTAGAAAAAATACAATTTTGGAAACACTGGATAAAGAAGGTATAAATATATCGAAACTATCCGCTGTTTGTGGCCGTGGTGGACTGCTTCGTCCAATTGAAGGTGGAACCTATGCTGTTAATGAAATGATGCTCGAGGACCTGCGCGTCGGTTTTTCAGGTCAACACGCATCAAACTTGGGCGGTATTATTGCATATGAGATAGCATCAGGTTTAAATATACCATCTTTCATTGTGGATCCCGTCGTGGTAGACGAATTGGATCCAATCGCAAGAATTTCTGGCTTCTCTTTGATTGAAAGAAAAAGTATCTTTCATGCATTAAATCAAAAAGCAGTCGCTAGAAGGGTAGCGAAGGATCTTGGGAAAAAATACACGGATTTGAACTTAATTGTTACCCATATGGGTGGCGGTATTACTGTAGGCATACATAAAAAAGGTAGAGTTGTGGATGTGAACAACGGTCTACATGGTGATGGACCATTTAGTCCTGAGCGAGCCGGAACAGTGCCTGCAGGTGATTTAGTTGCCCTTTGTTTCTCAGGGGAACATTATCGTGAAGAAATCATGAAAAGACTGGTTGGTCAAGGTGGACTGGTTGGATACCTTGGTACAAATGATGCAGTAAAAGTGGAACAACGAATAGAAGCTGGTGACCAAGAGGCTAAACTTGTATATGATGCAATGGCCTATCAAGTGGCAAAAGAAATTGGTGCAGCCAGTGCTGTATTATCAGGTAAGGTAGATGCGATTATTTTGACTGGCGGTCTTGCCTACGGGAAAGGTTTTGTAAAGTCGATTACAGATAGAATTAATTGGATTGCCGACGTTATTGTTCAACCAGGTGAAAACGAACTCCAAGCTTTAGCTGAAGGAGCACTTCGAGTTCTACGCGGTGAAGAAGATGTAAAAACGTATCCAGGAAACTTTTTAACTGCAAAAATCTAA
- the lpdA gene encoding dihydrolipoyl dehydrogenase has translation MAQEYDLVILGGGTGGYVAAIRASQLGLKTAIVEKGKLGGTCLHQGCIPSKALLRSAEVFATAKHSENFGVVTGEVSVDFGKVQERKNKIIEQLHKGVQHLMKQGKIDVYHGIGRILGPSIFSPMPGTISVEMNNGEENEMLIPKNVIVATGSRPRTLPGLEICGEYVMSSDEALQLKELPSSIVIVGGGVIGIEWASMLSDFGVEVTVIEYADRIIPTEDKEISKEMQRLMKKKGVKLVTSAKVLPETLVKDNGISIRAEVKGEQKEFKADKLLVSVGRQANTEGIGLENTEIQVEKGFIATNEFFQTKESHIYAIGDVIGGLQLAHVASHEGIVAVEHIAGKDPSPFDYNLVSRCIYSNPEVSSVGITEDQAKEKGHKVKVGKFSFKAIGKALVFGESDGFVKIVADEETNDILGVHMIGPHVTDMISEAGLAMVLDATPWEIAHTIHPHPSLSEAIGEAALAVDGKAIHS, from the coding sequence TTGGCACAAGAATACGATTTAGTCATTCTTGGAGGTGGAACGGGCGGCTATGTAGCTGCTATTCGCGCTTCACAGCTAGGACTTAAAACAGCTATTGTAGAAAAAGGGAAGCTTGGCGGGACATGTCTGCACCAAGGCTGTATACCAAGTAAGGCATTACTGCGGAGCGCTGAAGTTTTTGCTACTGCCAAACATAGTGAGAACTTTGGGGTTGTTACCGGCGAGGTTTCTGTTGATTTTGGAAAAGTGCAGGAAAGAAAAAATAAAATTATCGAGCAGCTTCATAAAGGTGTGCAACATTTAATGAAACAAGGGAAAATAGATGTTTATCATGGGATTGGCCGCATCTTAGGTCCTTCTATTTTTTCACCAATGCCAGGCACGATTTCCGTAGAAATGAACAATGGGGAAGAAAATGAGATGCTGATCCCTAAAAATGTAATTGTGGCTACTGGCTCTAGACCTAGAACGCTTCCGGGACTTGAAATTTGTGGAGAGTATGTGATGTCTTCAGATGAAGCATTGCAGCTGAAGGAACTGCCAAGCTCCATTGTCATTGTTGGTGGTGGCGTCATTGGTATTGAATGGGCATCTATGCTTTCTGATTTTGGAGTGGAAGTAACAGTTATTGAATACGCAGACCGAATTATTCCTACAGAGGATAAGGAAATCTCCAAAGAGATGCAACGTTTAATGAAGAAAAAAGGTGTTAAACTGGTTACTAGCGCTAAAGTACTTCCGGAAACTCTCGTGAAGGATAACGGTATATCAATCCGTGCTGAAGTAAAAGGAGAACAGAAGGAATTTAAGGCAGATAAGCTCCTTGTCTCAGTAGGACGTCAAGCAAATACTGAGGGTATTGGCCTTGAGAATACAGAGATCCAAGTGGAAAAAGGCTTTATTGCTACCAACGAATTTTTCCAAACAAAGGAATCACATATTTATGCAATCGGTGATGTCATTGGTGGATTACAATTGGCACATGTAGCTTCCCATGAAGGAATTGTTGCTGTCGAGCATATTGCCGGAAAAGACCCATCACCATTTGATTACAATCTTGTATCTAGATGTATTTATAGTAATCCAGAGGTTTCAAGTGTTGGAATCACAGAAGATCAAGCAAAAGAAAAAGGTCATAAAGTGAAAGTTGGAAAATTTTCTTTTAAAGCCATTGGGAAGGCGCTTGTATTTGGCGAATCGGATGGTTTTGTGAAAATTGTAGCTGATGAAGAAACCAATGATATTCTAGGTGTGCATATGATTGGTCCACATGTAACAGATATGATTTCAGAGGCAGGACTCGCTATGGTATTAGATGCAACACCATGGGAAATTGCTCATACCATTCATCCACATCCAAGTCTCTCTGAGGCAATAGGGGAAGCGGCACTGGCGGTTGATGGAAAAGCGATTCATTCCTAA
- a CDS encoding thiamine pyrophosphate-dependent dehydrogenase E1 component subunit alpha, which translates to MTENRHEALGLSDGKVIEMYETMLLARRIDERMWLLNRAGKIPFVISCQGQEAAQVGAAFALDTDKDYVLPYYRDMGVVLTFGMTPRELMLSGFAKAEDPNSGGRQMPGHFGQKKNRIVTGSSPVTTQVPHAVGIALAGKMEKKDLVTFVTFGEGSSNQGDFHEGANFAGVHKLPVIFMCENNKYAISVPIEKQLACEKVSDRAIGYGMPGITVDGNDPLEVYKAVKEAADRGRRGEGPTLVETVSYRLTPHSSDDDDRSYRAPDEVAKAKTKDPIITFGAYLKETGVLNDEMEKEINDRVMKLVNEATDYAENAPYAAPEEAMKYVYAQE; encoded by the coding sequence ATGACAGAAAATCGTCATGAGGCTTTAGGTTTAAGCGATGGTAAAGTAATAGAAATGTATGAAACGATGCTTCTAGCCCGTAGGATTGATGAACGGATGTGGTTATTGAACCGTGCTGGTAAAATACCATTTGTTATCTCATGTCAAGGGCAAGAAGCAGCCCAAGTGGGAGCAGCGTTTGCTCTAGATACTGATAAGGATTATGTTTTACCATATTACCGTGATATGGGAGTTGTATTAACATTTGGTATGACTCCAAGAGAACTAATGCTTTCAGGGTTTGCGAAAGCAGAGGATCCGAATTCAGGCGGCCGACAAATGCCTGGACACTTTGGCCAAAAGAAAAATCGCATTGTGACAGGATCATCTCCCGTTACCACACAAGTTCCACATGCAGTTGGAATTGCTCTTGCTGGAAAAATGGAAAAAAAGGATCTTGTAACATTTGTAACCTTTGGAGAAGGTTCGTCCAACCAAGGTGACTTCCATGAAGGTGCGAACTTTGCAGGAGTGCATAAACTTCCAGTTATCTTCATGTGTGAAAATAATAAATACGCTATTTCTGTACCAATTGAAAAACAATTGGCCTGTGAAAAGGTATCCGACCGAGCCATTGGTTATGGCATGCCTGGTATTACAGTTGACGGAAATGACCCATTAGAAGTATATAAAGCCGTTAAAGAGGCTGCGGATCGTGGGCGTCGTGGTGAAGGACCAACGTTAGTTGAAACTGTTTCCTATCGTCTTACCCCACACTCTTCTGATGATGACGACCGTTCTTATCGAGCACCGGATGAGGTAGCAAAAGCAAAAACAAAAGATCCTATCATTACATTTGGTGCATATTTAAAGGAAACAGGTGTCTTGAATGATGAGATGGAAAAGGAAATAAACGACCGCGTGATGAAGCTGGTGAATGAAGCAACTGATTATGCTGAAAATGCTCCTTATGCTGCACCAGAAGAAGCGATGAAATATGTTTATGCACAAGAGTAA